From one Microbulbifer sp. A4B17 genomic stretch:
- the pgsA gene encoding CDP-diacylglycerol--glycerol-3-phosphate 3-phosphatidyltransferase, with amino-acid sequence MTIANQLTLLRVALIPFFVLVFYLPYKWSYIASAAIFAVAAITDWLDGYLARKLNQSTALGAFLDPVADKLMVATALVLLVGLHDNPLFAIAAAVIICREIAVSGLREWMAELGQRSSVAVSYVGKVKTTAQMAAILVLLAFDVREFPVMETIGYLLLYIAAGLTLWTMVMYIRAAWPALMADSQDK; translated from the coding sequence ATGACAATCGCCAATCAACTGACACTGTTACGTGTTGCCTTGATCCCATTTTTTGTTTTGGTTTTCTATTTGCCGTACAAGTGGAGTTACATTGCTTCTGCTGCAATTTTTGCAGTTGCCGCAATTACCGATTGGCTTGATGGCTATCTCGCCAGAAAATTGAATCAGAGTACCGCACTAGGGGCCTTTCTAGACCCGGTTGCCGATAAGCTAATGGTGGCTACTGCATTGGTCTTGCTGGTGGGGCTGCATGACAACCCGCTATTTGCGATTGCAGCCGCGGTGATCATCTGTCGAGAGATTGCGGTCTCAGGACTGCGGGAGTGGATGGCTGAGTTGGGGCAGCGCAGCAGTGTTGCCGTTTCCTACGTAGGCAAAGTCAAAACTACTGCACAGATGGCAGCAATTCTTGTTTTGCTCGCCTTCGATGTTAGAGAGTTTCCGGTGATGGAAACTATCGGATACCTGCTTCTCTATATTGCTGCCGGCCTCACCTTGTGGACCATGGTGATGTATATACGTGCCGCATGGCCGGCCCTTATGGCTGACAGCCAGGATAAGTAG
- the uvrC gene encoding excinuclease ABC subunit UvrC codes for MFDSKRFLATVTRKPGVYQMFDAENKILYVGKAKNLRNRLSSYFRSSGLTTKTMALVQRIRHIEVTVTRSETEALVLEQSLIKSQRPPYNVMLKDDKGYPYIFLSSNDTSPRIAFHRGAKRKKGRYFGPFPNASSVRDSLNFLQKTFRIRSCEDSVFRNRSRPCLQYQIERCTAPCVDFISPEDYRQDVRHAEMFLTGKSDSIIRELADQMDEASRALEFEKAARLRDQISALRRLQADQVAEGASGDVDVLGIACEGGSSCVHVLFVRQGRILGSRSYFPSERLGLTAPELLSAFVPQFYLGSPREIPREILVSEALQDLEPLQQALSEQCGRDVCITHKLRGKRATWIEMAQQAAQQNLSSRTAAQQKLYSRFEKLQEVLELEQLPERLECFDISHSSGEATVASCVVFDTGGPVKSDYRRFNIEGIQAGDDYAAMGQALKRRYTRLSGGEGKFPNILLIDGGKGQVTQAVEALNELGIVGVQIIGVAKGTTRKAGFETLHVVSSNKELVLSADSSALHLIQQVRDEAHRFAIAGHRAKRDKKRRESPLEGIAGVGPTRRRALLRHFGGLQELKRATVIEIASVDGISRKLAQDIYSALHHE; via the coding sequence ATGTTCGACAGCAAGCGTTTCCTCGCGACGGTAACTCGTAAGCCCGGCGTCTATCAGATGTTCGACGCCGAAAATAAAATTCTCTACGTGGGAAAGGCGAAGAACCTCCGCAATCGTCTATCGAGTTATTTTCGCAGCTCAGGGCTTACGACAAAAACAATGGCGCTGGTGCAGCGCATTAGACATATCGAAGTCACTGTGACGCGCAGTGAAACCGAAGCGCTGGTTCTTGAGCAAAGCCTGATCAAGTCCCAGCGGCCTCCATACAATGTGATGCTGAAGGATGATAAGGGGTATCCTTATATCTTTCTTTCAAGTAATGATACTTCTCCCCGCATCGCTTTTCATCGCGGCGCCAAGCGCAAGAAGGGTAGATACTTCGGGCCCTTTCCAAATGCATCATCAGTTCGCGATAGTCTGAATTTTTTACAGAAAACTTTTCGAATCCGTTCTTGTGAAGATAGTGTTTTTCGCAACCGCTCAAGGCCTTGTCTTCAATACCAGATAGAGCGTTGCACTGCCCCCTGTGTCGATTTTATTTCCCCAGAAGACTACCGCCAGGATGTCCGCCATGCGGAAATGTTTCTCACTGGTAAAAGTGACAGCATTATTCGAGAGTTGGCGGATCAAATGGACGAGGCATCCCGGGCGCTGGAATTTGAAAAAGCCGCGAGACTGCGGGACCAGATTTCTGCACTGAGACGCTTACAGGCGGACCAGGTTGCAGAAGGCGCGAGTGGAGATGTGGATGTACTGGGAATTGCCTGTGAGGGCGGCAGCAGTTGTGTACACGTTCTGTTCGTCAGGCAGGGACGAATCCTGGGTAGTCGCAGTTACTTTCCCAGTGAACGCTTGGGGCTGACAGCACCGGAGTTACTTTCCGCATTTGTCCCGCAGTTTTACCTGGGCAGTCCCCGTGAAATCCCCCGTGAGATTCTGGTTTCAGAGGCCTTACAGGATCTCGAGCCACTTCAACAGGCTCTTAGCGAGCAGTGTGGTCGCGATGTCTGTATCACCCATAAGTTGCGTGGCAAGCGGGCCACCTGGATTGAGATGGCGCAACAAGCAGCGCAACAGAATTTGAGCAGTCGAACTGCAGCCCAGCAAAAACTCTACAGCCGTTTCGAGAAGCTCCAGGAAGTACTTGAACTGGAGCAGCTCCCAGAGAGGCTCGAGTGCTTTGATATCAGCCACTCTTCCGGTGAGGCCACGGTTGCGTCCTGTGTTGTATTTGATACCGGCGGCCCGGTGAAGTCGGATTATCGCCGATTCAATATTGAGGGTATCCAGGCGGGCGATGATTATGCGGCAATGGGGCAGGCGCTAAAGCGGCGCTATACCCGCCTTTCCGGTGGCGAGGGCAAGTTCCCCAATATCCTGTTGATCGACGGCGGGAAGGGCCAGGTTACACAAGCGGTAGAAGCTCTGAATGAGCTGGGCATCGTTGGAGTGCAAATTATTGGTGTTGCCAAAGGAACTACACGAAAAGCAGGCTTTGAAACATTACATGTGGTTTCCAGTAACAAAGAGCTTGTACTCTCCGCCGATTCATCAGCGCTGCACTTAATTCAACAGGTGCGAGACGAAGCGCACCGCTTTGCTATCGCTGGCCACAGGGCAAAACGGGATAAAAAACGCAGGGAGTCCCCACTGGAAGGTATTGCTGGAGTAGGGCCCACCCGCCGCAGGGCGCTGCTGCGACATTTCGGAGGTTTGCAGGAGCTAAAGCGCGCAACAGTAATAGAGATTGCCAGCGTGGATGGTATCAGCCGTAAATTGGCTCAGGATATATACTCGGCACTACACCACGAGTAG
- a CDS encoding response regulator: MIKVLVVDDHDLVRMGISRMLGDVEDIEVAGEANCGEEALEFVRRCEVDVILMDVKMPGMGGLEATRKLLQRCPGVKVIAVSALDDDLFPGRLMQAGAMGYVTKGADLEEMVRAIRTVVSGGVFISNSMATKMAMRSVSGQDEQQSPFEKLSKRELQTADMIVNGAKVAEIAKSLSVSPKTVNSYRYRIFEKLDINSDVELTILAVKHQILDPEAAL; encoded by the coding sequence TTGATCAAAGTCTTAGTGGTGGATGATCACGATCTTGTGCGAATGGGCATTTCGCGCATGCTGGGTGATGTTGAGGATATAGAAGTCGCCGGAGAGGCAAATTGTGGCGAGGAAGCTCTGGAGTTTGTTCGCCGGTGCGAAGTTGATGTCATTCTGATGGATGTGAAAATGCCGGGTATGGGTGGCCTGGAAGCGACAAGAAAACTACTTCAGCGGTGCCCTGGGGTGAAGGTTATAGCGGTAAGTGCACTCGATGATGATTTGTTCCCTGGCCGTTTGATGCAGGCTGGGGCTATGGGATATGTCACCAAGGGAGCGGACCTTGAAGAAATGGTCCGCGCGATACGCACTGTTGTTTCAGGTGGTGTGTTTATCAGTAATTCCATGGCAACCAAAATGGCAATGCGCAGTGTCAGTGGCCAGGATGAGCAGCAATCTCCATTTGAGAAACTATCCAAAAGGGAGTTGCAGACAGCAGATATGATTGTCAATGGCGCCAAGGTTGCTGAGATTGCAAAGTCTCTTTCGGTCAGCCCTAAAACAGTGAATAGTTATCGCTATAGGATTTTTGAGAAATTGGATATTAATAGTGATGTGGAGTTGACAATTCTCGCGGTTAAACATCAGATTCTCGATCCAGAAGCTGCACTTTAA
- the murB gene encoding UDP-N-acetylmuramate dehydrogenase: protein MIEANIDLQPHNTLAISANTAFFARVETLDELREALSFAQQKRLPILPLGGGSNIVLTGDFPGLAIQVALLGLTVTPSGRGGIIEAAAGEGWHQLVMSSVEQGMGGLENLALIPGKVGAAPIQNIGAYGVELCDCFCSLQAMEISTGTLHNFSASDCEFDYRDSVFKGQLRDQYIITQVKLRLAQDWQPKVSYPALQQFITEQGWDCDSLTPAQIATAVIDIRNSKLPLPDLIPNAGSFFKNPVVDADIYHSLKSEHPDLVAYASGEGWKLAAGWLIDRAGWRGRRHEAVGVHHQQALVLVNPGRGRGDEVTRLARAIASDVQDKFGVTLEPEPRYYP, encoded by the coding sequence ATGATTGAAGCCAATATCGATTTACAGCCCCACAACACTCTGGCGATTTCAGCGAACACCGCGTTCTTTGCACGTGTGGAAACGCTGGATGAGTTGCGCGAGGCATTGAGCTTTGCACAGCAGAAACGCTTGCCTATCTTGCCGTTAGGTGGAGGCAGTAATATCGTATTGACGGGAGATTTTCCTGGGCTCGCCATTCAGGTCGCGCTGCTTGGGTTGACTGTTACTCCCAGTGGCCGCGGCGGTATCATTGAGGCGGCGGCTGGGGAGGGTTGGCACCAGTTGGTAATGTCCTCAGTTGAACAGGGTATGGGAGGCTTGGAAAACCTTGCGCTAATTCCAGGTAAAGTGGGGGCGGCCCCCATTCAAAATATTGGTGCTTACGGTGTAGAGTTGTGTGATTGCTTTTGCAGTTTACAGGCCATGGAAATTTCTACAGGTACGTTGCATAACTTTTCTGCATCGGATTGTGAGTTTGATTACCGGGACAGCGTCTTTAAAGGACAGCTGCGCGATCAGTATATTATTACTCAGGTCAAACTTCGCCTCGCACAAGATTGGCAGCCGAAGGTTTCCTATCCAGCACTGCAACAATTTATCACTGAGCAAGGATGGGATTGTGATTCCTTGACACCGGCGCAGATTGCTACTGCCGTTATCGACATCCGAAATAGTAAATTGCCGTTGCCTGATTTAATTCCCAATGCGGGTAGCTTTTTTAAAAACCCTGTGGTGGATGCAGATATTTATCACAGTCTTAAGTCGGAACACCCGGACTTGGTGGCATATGCCAGCGGTGAAGGTTGGAAGCTGGCAGCGGGCTGGTTGATTGATCGCGCTGGCTGGCGGGGCAGGCGGCACGAGGCGGTAGGTGTTCACCACCAACAGGCGTTAGTGTTAGTCAATCCAGGTCGCGGTCGTGGTGATGAAGTAACAAGACTTGCTCGTGCCATAGCCTCTGACGTGCAAGATAAATTTGGGGTTACTTTGGAGCCCGAACCGCGCTATTACCCGTGA
- the kdsB gene encoding 3-deoxy-manno-octulosonate cytidylyltransferase, which produces MKSNSSFDVIIPARFGSSRLPGKPLADIGGKPMVEHVYLRARESAAHRVVIATDDMRVAEVAHGFGAEVCMTSAEHASGTDRLQEVALNLGLAEDRILVNVQGDEPLIPAQVINQVAENLAASERAGVATLAEPIHSVEDFRNPNIVKVVTTESGLARYFSRAPIPWPRDAFAMDSSELPKGLEPRRHIGIYAYRVALLRQFVSWPIAPLEQFEALEQLRFLYHDQEIHVADACAEVPGGVDTEQDLQRMRETLA; this is translated from the coding sequence ATGAAAAGTAACTCTTCTTTCGATGTAATTATTCCCGCACGCTTTGGTTCCAGCCGCCTGCCAGGTAAGCCTCTGGCGGATATCGGCGGTAAGCCGATGGTGGAGCACGTTTACTTGCGCGCTCGTGAAAGTGCTGCACACAGGGTAGTTATCGCTACCGATGATATGCGTGTAGCGGAGGTGGCTCACGGTTTTGGTGCTGAAGTCTGTATGACATCGGCGGAGCATGCGTCGGGGACTGATCGGTTACAGGAGGTGGCCCTAAACCTCGGCCTGGCGGAGGATCGCATCCTGGTCAATGTGCAGGGCGATGAGCCCCTGATACCGGCGCAGGTGATAAATCAAGTCGCTGAAAATCTGGCGGCGAGCGAGAGAGCCGGAGTGGCGACGCTGGCAGAGCCAATACACTCAGTGGAAGATTTCCGCAACCCGAATATCGTTAAAGTAGTGACAACTGAGAGCGGCCTGGCCAGGTACTTTTCCCGGGCACCAATCCCCTGGCCACGGGATGCATTTGCCATGGATAGCAGTGAATTACCTAAGGGGTTGGAACCTCGCCGTCATATCGGTATCTATGCTTACCGTGTTGCACTACTGCGCCAGTTTGTCTCCTGGCCTATAGCCCCGCTGGAGCAGTTCGAGGCTTTGGAGCAGCTGCGCTTCCTGTATCACGACCAGGAAATTCACGTGGCTGATGCTTGTGCAGAGGTACCGGGAGGCGTAGATACTGAGCAGGATCTTCAGCGTATGCGCGAAACCCTGGCTTGA
- the lpxK gene encoding tetraacyldisaccharide 4'-kinase: MSLEDWFNKRWYPEAGKGRSLSLLTPLELLYGGVSKRRRVMSSRTPPEPLSVPVIVVGNITVGGAGKTPLVAELARWLKERGRNPGIISRGYGGRAEKYPYQVTAQSHPLESGDEPLMLHLITGVPVMVSPKRTEAAQALIDYHQCDVILSDDGLQHYSLWRSYEICVVDGHRGLGNGHMLPRGPLREPATRLHSVDMLVSNGEPEAGVRDQCDGLLEFEMTLEPSCWHQFNLDQTSTLRLPSGPEVGPCHGVAAIGNPKRFFHSLETLGFDVTEQPFDDHHQFSPQELHFDGQTPVIMTMKDAVKCRDFWESHWWALEVRAKLPDLFYQKVHKHLQQFSENEK; the protein is encoded by the coding sequence ATGTCACTGGAAGACTGGTTTAACAAGCGCTGGTACCCGGAAGCCGGTAAAGGTCGCTCGCTCTCCTTGCTCACTCCGTTGGAACTGCTCTATGGGGGGGTTAGCAAGCGGCGCCGGGTGATGAGTTCCCGTACTCCGCCGGAACCCTTGTCTGTTCCTGTCATTGTGGTAGGTAATATTACCGTTGGCGGTGCGGGCAAGACGCCACTGGTGGCGGAGCTGGCTCGCTGGCTGAAAGAGCGGGGTCGCAACCCGGGGATTATCAGTCGCGGCTATGGAGGTCGGGCTGAAAAATACCCCTATCAGGTGACTGCTCAGTCCCATCCGTTGGAGTCCGGCGACGAGCCGCTTATGCTGCACCTTATTACCGGTGTGCCGGTGATGGTTTCTCCCAAGCGCACCGAGGCGGCACAAGCCCTGATCGACTACCACCAGTGCGATGTTATTTTGTCTGACGATGGGCTACAGCACTATAGTCTCTGGCGCAGCTATGAAATTTGTGTGGTCGACGGCCATCGCGGTTTGGGCAATGGCCATATGCTGCCCAGAGGGCCCCTGAGGGAACCGGCAACTCGATTGCACAGTGTCGATATGCTGGTGAGTAACGGAGAACCCGAAGCGGGGGTCAGGGATCAGTGCGATGGGCTTTTGGAGTTTGAAATGACACTGGAGCCCTCCTGCTGGCACCAGTTTAACCTCGACCAAACTTCCACATTGCGCCTGCCTTCAGGGCCTGAGGTGGGACCTTGTCACGGTGTTGCAGCGATCGGCAATCCCAAGCGATTTTTCCACTCGTTGGAAACTTTGGGTTTCGATGTGACAGAGCAACCTTTTGATGACCACCACCAGTTCAGTCCCCAGGAACTGCATTTCGATGGGCAAACCCCTGTGATCATGACTATGAAAGATGCGGTGAAGTGCCGCGACTTTTGGGAAAGTCACTGGTGGGCACTCGAAGTCCGGGCAAAGCTGCCGGACCTTTTTTACCAAAAAGTGCACAAGCACTTGCAACAGTTTTCTGAAAATGAAAAGTAA
- the msbA gene encoding lipid A export permease/ATP-binding protein MsbA — protein sequence MKKVKAPPRKPQNGAETYRRLLTYARPHLAIFGIAVLGFFLFSIMGVSLIAVTELLLDAVGAGIQESRGFLSRFVASHYPGGVMPQDTARWLVPLAMLLIIVLRAIGNFVGSYGLAYVGRAIIHELRTQLFERIGQLPSAYFDRYTGAYLISKVSYNVEQVTNSITKAVKVLFRESFTVIGLLTYLLLVNWKLTLTFFLFAPLIAFIVRIVGKRFRKLSHRIQNSMGDVTHVTQEAINGYQVVRMYGGQDYEKSRFLSASDNNRRQFMKLVVANNASVSVIQILVGLSTATIVWLALAPGMVESMTAGVFAAYIGAAASLAKPVRSLSEIFADIQKGIAAAESIFEVMDAPKEPQGGDAELPKPVRGNVSFEGLEFSYDPAAPRVLSDISFSVNPGETVALVGASGSGKSTLVSLLARFYELTGGRILVDGADISKVQLKDLRRHISMVSQNIVLFNDTVYRNIAYGELEYAPKENVLRAIEQAHAAQFIEELPQGQDTVLGDNAQMLSGGQRQRLSIARALLKDAPILILDEATSALDNESERHIQAALAEVMKNRTTFVIAHRLSTIESADRILVMEKGRIVESGNHAELLAQGGRYASLLQQQTMG from the coding sequence ATGAAGAAAGTAAAAGCGCCCCCCCGCAAACCGCAAAATGGGGCGGAAACTTACCGTCGTTTGCTCACTTATGCCCGCCCGCACCTGGCTATTTTCGGGATTGCGGTACTGGGCTTCTTCCTGTTCTCGATTATGGGTGTCAGCCTGATCGCTGTCACAGAGCTGCTCCTCGATGCTGTGGGAGCGGGTATCCAGGAGAGTCGTGGATTTCTCTCAAGATTTGTGGCATCCCACTACCCAGGCGGGGTAATGCCCCAGGATACCGCCCGCTGGCTTGTGCCGCTGGCGATGTTGCTGATTATTGTCCTCAGGGCTATTGGTAACTTTGTCGGTAGCTATGGTCTGGCTTATGTGGGGCGCGCAATAATCCATGAGTTGCGTACACAGCTATTTGAGAGAATTGGCCAGCTCCCCAGTGCCTATTTCGACCGCTATACCGGCGCCTACCTGATCTCCAAGGTTTCGTACAATGTTGAGCAGGTAACCAACTCTATTACCAAGGCGGTGAAGGTGCTCTTCCGAGAGTCCTTTACCGTTATTGGTCTCTTGACTTACCTGCTACTGGTGAACTGGAAGTTGACTTTAACCTTCTTCCTTTTCGCTCCATTGATAGCGTTTATTGTTCGTATCGTGGGCAAGCGCTTCCGCAAATTGAGTCATCGCATCCAGAACTCCATGGGCGACGTTACCCATGTGACCCAGGAAGCGATCAATGGCTACCAAGTGGTGCGTATGTACGGAGGGCAGGACTATGAGAAATCCCGCTTTCTCTCTGCCAGTGATAATAACCGCCGGCAGTTTATGAAGCTGGTAGTGGCAAATAATGCCAGTGTTTCAGTGATTCAAATCCTGGTGGGCCTGTCTACCGCAACCATCGTTTGGCTGGCGCTAGCTCCCGGCATGGTTGAGTCCATGACAGCTGGTGTTTTTGCCGCTTATATTGGTGCAGCGGCATCCCTGGCCAAGCCGGTGCGCAGCCTCTCCGAGATATTTGCCGATATTCAGAAAGGTATAGCTGCAGCGGAGAGTATCTTCGAAGTCATGGATGCTCCGAAGGAGCCCCAGGGCGGTGATGCTGAGTTACCTAAGCCAGTGAGGGGTAATGTGTCTTTCGAAGGGCTTGAGTTTAGCTACGACCCGGCTGCGCCGAGAGTGCTTTCGGATATCAGTTTCTCGGTTAACCCGGGGGAAACGGTGGCCCTGGTGGGGGCATCTGGCTCCGGAAAGAGTACCCTGGTAAGCCTGCTCGCTCGATTTTATGAGCTGACAGGGGGGCGTATCCTGGTTGACGGCGCTGATATATCGAAAGTGCAGCTTAAAGATTTACGCCGCCATATCAGTATGGTCTCGCAAAATATCGTTCTGTTTAATGACACTGTCTACCGCAATATTGCCTATGGTGAGCTTGAATATGCGCCCAAGGAAAACGTACTGCGCGCTATAGAGCAGGCCCATGCTGCCCAGTTTATCGAAGAGCTGCCCCAGGGGCAGGATACGGTATTGGGAGATAATGCACAGATGCTTTCCGGTGGTCAGAGGCAGCGTTTGTCTATCGCTCGCGCCCTGCTTAAAGATGCCCCCATATTGATCCTGGATGAGGCTACTTCCGCACTGGATAATGAGTCGGAGCGCCATATTCAGGCTGCTCTGGCCGAAGTCATGAAAAACCGCACTACGTTTGTTATCGCCCATCGCCTGAGTACGATTGAAAGTGCTGATCGTATTTTGGTGATGGAGAAGGGGCGTATTGTTGAGAGTGGAAATCATGCAGAGCTCCTCGCCCAAGGTGGGCGATACGCGTCTCTGCTACAGCAGCAAACAATGGGGTAG
- a CDS encoding biopolymer transporter ExbD — protein MQFRRQSKEQEGVNLTPLIDVVFLLLIFFMVSTTFTKESHLKLNLPEAAGPESVSQPKSVEILISADGSYSVDGQALINKKISTLKSALSEVTAGEYNRPLVITADATAHHQAVVRAMDAAGQLGFVNLSITTRQPEEN, from the coding sequence ATGCAATTCCGCCGCCAATCCAAAGAGCAGGAAGGGGTTAACCTGACACCACTTATTGATGTGGTATTCCTGCTGTTGATTTTCTTTATGGTGTCTACAACTTTCACCAAAGAAAGCCACCTGAAGCTGAATTTGCCTGAAGCAGCAGGCCCCGAGTCTGTCTCCCAACCAAAATCTGTAGAGATTTTGATCAGTGCCGACGGTTCTTATTCAGTAGATGGACAGGCTTTGATCAATAAGAAGATCAGTACCCTCAAATCTGCGCTGTCGGAAGTTACCGCAGGCGAGTACAATCGCCCGCTTGTGATAACCGCCGACGCCACCGCTCATCACCAGGCCGTGGTTCGGGCAATGGATGCCGCTGGACAGCTGGGCTTTGTCAACCTAAGCATTACTACACGGCAGCCGGAAGAAAACTAG
- a CDS encoding MotA/TolQ/ExbB proton channel family protein, with protein sequence MLGGWLMLPIVICSLAVIAICVERLWTLHSQHIAPSALLSEVWGWLKNNQINAEKLKELRDSSLLGKIFAAGLSNSRHGREVMKDSIEETAGQVVHELERFLGVLATIAAVAPLIGLLGTVIGMIDVFSQIVIQGTGNPAALAGGISKALITTAAGLTVAIPALMAHRYFQRRVDTIVVAMEQEAVKLVDALHSDRKIEDAA encoded by the coding sequence ATGCTCGGCGGCTGGTTGATGTTACCAATCGTGATTTGCTCATTAGCGGTTATTGCTATTTGTGTCGAGCGCTTGTGGACTTTGCACTCGCAGCATATTGCACCGAGCGCATTGTTAAGTGAGGTATGGGGTTGGCTCAAAAATAACCAGATCAATGCGGAAAAGTTAAAAGAGCTACGAGACTCCAGTCTGCTGGGGAAAATTTTTGCAGCGGGCCTGTCCAATTCTCGCCATGGCCGCGAAGTAATGAAGGATAGTATTGAGGAGACTGCCGGCCAGGTAGTTCATGAACTCGAGCGATTCCTGGGGGTTCTCGCCACCATTGCTGCAGTTGCTCCGCTGATTGGCCTGCTTGGAACGGTAATTGGTATGATCGATGTGTTTTCACAAATTGTGATTCAGGGAACTGGTAACCCAGCTGCGTTGGCTGGTGGAATCAGTAAGGCTTTGATCACTACTGCTGCTGGCCTGACAGTTGCGATTCCGGCATTGATGGCGCACAGATATTTCCAGCGTCGCGTTGACACGATTGTTGTGGCAATGGAGCAGGAAGCCGTCAAGCTTGTAGATGCTCTGCACAGCGATCGCAAAATTGAAGATGCAGCCTGA